One window of the Octopus sinensis linkage group LG3, ASM634580v1, whole genome shotgun sequence genome contains the following:
- the LOC115209808 gene encoding glucose-induced degradation protein 8 homolog isoform X1, whose amino-acid sequence MQVNTMSLGNDKQMETTKEEWMEKLNNLHITRADMNRLIMNYLVTEGFKEAAEKFRVESGIQPSVDLDQLDERIKIRDAIQNGRIQEAISLVNSLHPELLDNDRYLYFHLQQQHLIELIRDKDVEAVLEYAQNHLAERGEENPEILSELERTLALLAFEDPENSPFGELLHPSQRQKVASELNAAILDVDSTPKLANLLKLLLWAQEELDKKKVKYPKLVDLAKGEIDFPK is encoded by the exons TAAACACAATGAGTTTGGGGAATGATAAACAAATGGAAACCACCAAAGAGGAATGGATGGAGAAGTTGAACAATTTACACATCACCAGAGCTGATATGAACAGATTGATTATGAATTATTTGGTCACAG aGGGTTTTAAAGAAGCTGCCGAAAAATTCCGAGTGGAATCCGGGATTCAGCCTTCAGTGGATTTGGATCAGCTGGATGAGAGGATTAAGATTCGAGATGCTATACAGAATGGTCGTATCCAAGAAGCCATTTCACTTGTTAATAGTCTCCATCCAGAGTTGTTAGACAATGATCGTTATCTCTATTTTCACCTGCAG cAACAACACCTCATTGAACTGATCCGTGACAAAGACGTGGAAGCGGTCCTAGAATATGCCCAAAACCATCTGGCAGAACGTGGAGAAGAGAATCCAGAAATCTTATCAGAATTAGAAAGGACTTTAGCTCTTCTGGCATTTGAAGACCCAGAGAATTCTCCATTCGGAGAGTTACTCCATCCGTCTCAAAGACAAAAG GTTGCCAGTGAGCTTAACGCTGCCATTTTGGATGTTGATTCCACCCCTAAACTTGCAAATCTTCTCAAGTTATTGTTATGGGCCCAAGAGGAATTAGACAAGAAGAAAGTGAAATATCCGAAACTGGTTGATTTGGCCAAAGGAGAGATTGACTTCCCAAAATAA
- the LOC115209808 gene encoding glucose-induced degradation protein 8 homolog isoform X2 translates to MSLGNDKQMETTKEEWMEKLNNLHITRADMNRLIMNYLVTEGFKEAAEKFRVESGIQPSVDLDQLDERIKIRDAIQNGRIQEAISLVNSLHPELLDNDRYLYFHLQQQHLIELIRDKDVEAVLEYAQNHLAERGEENPEILSELERTLALLAFEDPENSPFGELLHPSQRQKVASELNAAILDVDSTPKLANLLKLLLWAQEELDKKKVKYPKLVDLAKGEIDFPK, encoded by the exons ATGAGTTTGGGGAATGATAAACAAATGGAAACCACCAAAGAGGAATGGATGGAGAAGTTGAACAATTTACACATCACCAGAGCTGATATGAACAGATTGATTATGAATTATTTGGTCACAG aGGGTTTTAAAGAAGCTGCCGAAAAATTCCGAGTGGAATCCGGGATTCAGCCTTCAGTGGATTTGGATCAGCTGGATGAGAGGATTAAGATTCGAGATGCTATACAGAATGGTCGTATCCAAGAAGCCATTTCACTTGTTAATAGTCTCCATCCAGAGTTGTTAGACAATGATCGTTATCTCTATTTTCACCTGCAG cAACAACACCTCATTGAACTGATCCGTGACAAAGACGTGGAAGCGGTCCTAGAATATGCCCAAAACCATCTGGCAGAACGTGGAGAAGAGAATCCAGAAATCTTATCAGAATTAGAAAGGACTTTAGCTCTTCTGGCATTTGAAGACCCAGAGAATTCTCCATTCGGAGAGTTACTCCATCCGTCTCAAAGACAAAAG GTTGCCAGTGAGCTTAACGCTGCCATTTTGGATGTTGATTCCACCCCTAAACTTGCAAATCTTCTCAAGTTATTGTTATGGGCCCAAGAGGAATTAGACAAGAAGAAAGTGAAATATCCGAAACTGGTTGATTTGGCCAAAGGAGAGATTGACTTCCCAAAATAA